From a single Poecilia reticulata strain Guanapo linkage group LG2, Guppy_female_1.0+MT, whole genome shotgun sequence genomic region:
- the LOC103481118 gene encoding formimidoyltransferase-cyclodeaminase-like, whose product MAQLVECVPNFSEGRDQKVIDAIAAAISETAGCSLLDVDXGASTNRTVYTFVGPPEAVVLGALNAARRAFSLIDMSKHSGEHPRTGALDVCPFIPVQNVSMDDCVRCANQFGRQLAETLHVPVYLYGEAARSESRRNLPSVRSGEYEALPDKLKSEEWAPDFGPALFVPSWGATVTGARKFLIAYNVNLIGTKEQAHRIALDIREQGRGKDQPGLLEKVQGLGWYLEEANLAQVSTNILDFELTPLHAVYQAICGVAEELKLPVVGSQIVGLIPLKALLDAAHFYMKTEQLFIIEEEHKVRLVISKLGLDSLSPFNPKQRIIEYMVRSQEEXGLVSLTLEQFVXSVGARTAAPGGGSVSAAVGALGAALGAMVGQMTYGKRQFENLDGVMRKLIPPFHQAMNELLGLVDTDSAAFNGYMVALKMPKSTAEEKSRREAAMQEGLKRAVGVPLALAXKVSVLWPPLKQMVLFGNIGCKSDAQVAAKALETAVFGAYYNVMINLKDVSDEAFRLATQRRVSELLQEAKDSVTSILDAAESRT is encoded by the exons ATGGCTCAGCTGGTGGAGTGCGTTCCCAACTTCTCTGAGGGCCGAGACCAGAAG GTGATCGATGCCATCGCCGCCGCCATCTCTGAGACCGCCGGCTGCAGCCTGCTGGACGTCGACCYGGGGGCCTCCACCAACCGGACTGTCTACACCTTCGTGGGCCCCCCGGAGGCGGTGGTGCTGGGGGCGCTGAACGCCGCCCGCCGGGCCTTCAGCCTCATCGACATGAGCAAACATTCAG gGGAACACCCTCGCACCGGAGCGCTGGACGTCTGTCCCTTCATCCCCGTCCAGAATGTCAGCATGGACGACTGCGTCCGCTGCGCCAACCAGTTTGGACGACAGCTGGCGGAGACGCTGCATGTTCCTG TGTATCTTTACGGAGAAGCGGCTCGGTCTGAATCCAGGAGGAATCTCCCGTCGGTCCGATCCGGAGAGTACGAAGCTTTACCTGACAAG CTGAAAAGTGAAGAGTGGGCCCCTGACTTTGGCCCCGCCCTCTTTGTACCGTCATGGGGCGCCACGGTAACCGGAGCTCGTAAGTTCCTGATCGCGTACAACGTGAACCTGATCGGCACCAAAGAGCAGGCTCATCGGATCGCCCTGGACATCCGCGAACAGGGCCGAGGCAAGGACCAG CCAGGTCTCCTGGAGAAGGTTCAGGGTCTGGGCTGGTACCTGGAGGAGGCCAACCTGGCCCAGGTGTCCACCAACATCCTGGACTTTGAGCTGACGCCGCTCCACGCCGTGTACCAGGCGATCTGCGGGGTCGCTGAG GAGCTGAAGCTTCCTGTGGTCGGCTCCCAGATCGTTGGTCTGATTCCTCTGAAGGCTCTGCTGGACGCCGCCCACTTCTACATGAAAACAGAGCAGCTCTTCATCATCGAAGAGGAGCACAAAGTCCGGCTG GTGATYAGTAAACTGGGCCTGGATTCACTGAGTCCGTTCAACCCAAAGCAGAGGATCATTGA GTACATGGTGAGGTCACAGGAAGAGGRCGGGCTYGTGTCTCTGACTCTGGAGCAGTTTGTTYGCAGCGTTGGAGCGCGAACAGCCGCTCCAGGAGGAGGGTCTGTTTCTGCCGCCGTCGGCGCGCTG GGGGCAGCACTGGGCGCCATGGTGGGGCAGATGACGTACGGAAAGAGGCAGTTTGAGAACCTGGACGGAGTAATGAGGAAGCTGATTCCTCCGTTCCATCAGGCCATGAACGAGCTGCTGGGGTTGGTGGACACCGACTCCGCCGCCTTCAACGGCTACATG GTGGCGCTGAAAATGCCAAAGTCCACCGCCGAGGAGAAGAGCAG GAGAGAAGCGGCGATGCAGGAAGGCYTGAAGCGGGCGGTCGGCGTCCCGCTGGCWTTGGCTGRGAAGGTCAGCGTCCTCTGGCCGCCTCTGAAGCAGATGGTTCTGTTTGGAAACATCGGYTGCAAGTCCGATGCTCag GTTGCAGCTAAAGCTCTGGAAACGGCCGTTTTTGGAGCGTACTACAACGTCATGATCAACCTGAAAGACGTCTCAGACGAAGCCTTCAGACTGGCT ACACAGAGGAGAGTTTCTGAGCTRCTGCAGGAAGCCAAGGACAGCGTGACCTCCATCCTGGATGCAGCTGAGAGCAGAACCTGA
- the LOC103481377 gene encoding formimidoyltransferase-cyclodeaminase-like, with protein sequence MAQLVECVPNFSEGRDQKVIDAIAAAISETAGCSLLDVDXGASTNRTVYTFVGPPEAVVLGALNAARRAFSLIDMSKHSGQCESKAAVQNRTELGT encoded by the exons ATGGCTCAGCTGGTGGAGTGCGTTCCCAACTTCTCTGAGGGCCGAGACCAGAAG GTGATCGATGCCATCGCCGCCGCCATCTCTGAGACCGCCGGCTGCAGCCTGCTGGACGTCGACCYGGGGGCCTCCACCAACCGGACTGTCTACACCTTCGTGGGCCCCCCGGAGGCGGTGGTGCTGGGGGCGCTGAACGCCGCCCGCCGGGCCTTCAGCCTCATCGACATGAGCAAACATTCAGGTCAGTGTGAGTCCAAAGCCGCTGTCCAGAACCGAACCGAACTGGGAACNTGA
- the LOC103481366 gene encoding adhesion G-protein coupled receptor G7, with the protein MQFRVTLPNKTSLHDFSCVFWDYGKQDWNTHGCRKGNTSDGVLRCSCNHTTNFAALWSFRENYEYAEALGVLSIVGLSFSILGLVITIIHHLKETDKPEDLQPKILKRVPAVVTAITLAATYRVENPLAYRQEEFCWLAALDLNQKFSFGKPMFWAFIVPLGLVLLYNAVLLGLTSLTTCRVDHKLNSTKRSSLTQKFLVSFSLAVLLGLSWTLGYLVLVTMETANLACSVLFCLCTTTQGLQIFILFTARTRSFRAAASRSARRLSAAGYSLRSTTYHLWKNRGESRTSDMYRNTKDRDTKNEDTSI; encoded by the exons ATGCAGTTCAGAGTAACG CTGCCAAATAAAACCTCTCTGCACGATTTCTCCTGCGTCTTCTGGGACTACGGCAAGCAGGACTGGAACACCCACGGCTGCCGCAAGGGGAACACTTCAGACGGAGTTCTCAGGTGTTCCTGCAACCACACCACCAACTTCGCAGCTCTCTGG TCTTTCAGAGAGAACTATGAGTACGCAGAAGCCCTGGGTGTGCTTTCCATCGTSGGTCTGTCTTTCTCCATYCTGGGCTTGGTTATCACYATCATCCACCACCTGAAAGAGAC AGATAAACCTGAGGACCTGCAGCCAAAGATTTTAAAAC GAGTCCCAGCCGTTGTCACGGCGATCACCCTGGCAGCGACCTACCGGGTGGAGAACCCGCTGGCGTACCGACAGGAGGAGTT ctgctggctcGCTGCTCTGGACCTGAACCAAAAGTTCAGCTTTGGGAAGCCCATGTTCTGGGCCTTCATCGTGCCGCTGGGCCTGGTTCTGCTCTACAACGCGGTTCTGCTGGGCCTCACCTCGCTCACCACCTGCAGGGTGGATCACAAGCTCAACAG CACCAAGCGCTCCTCCCTGACCCAGAAGTTCCTGGTCAGCTTCTCTCTGGCGGTTCTGCTCGGTCTGTCCTGGACTCTGGGCTACCTGGTcctggttaccatggaaaccGCCAACCTGGCCTGCAGCGTCCTGTTCTGCCTGTGTACCACCACCCAG GGCCTCCAGATCTTCATCCTGTTCACGGCCAGAACCCGAAGCTTCCGGGCCGCAGCGAGTCGGTCCGCTCGCCGCCTCTCCGCCGCCGGGTACAGCCTCAGGTCCACAACATACCACCTGTGGAAGAACCGGGGCGAGTCCAGAACCTCAGACATGTACAGGAACACAAAGGACCGGGACACAAAGAACGARGACACCAGCATCTAG